One segment of Taeniopygia guttata chromosome 17, bTaeGut7.mat, whole genome shotgun sequence DNA contains the following:
- the LOC115497553 gene encoding uncharacterized protein isoform X2 has product MAPRRGRGPARCRGRSFKTRPGSGGRSPARRPGLRGAGAAGRDARRHGGLRRAEAAARPPAAMPVKNRYNLVDDGCDSRVPLHNEEAFQHGIHFQAKYIGSLDVPRPNSRVEIVAAMRRIRYEFKAKNIKKKKVSIIVSVDGVKVILRKKQKRKEWTWDESKMVVMHDPVYRIFYVSHDSQDLKIFSYIARDGANNSFRCNVFKSKKKSQAMRVVRTVGQAFEVCHKLSLQHALQNADGQADGASDKSAEEQPLEVHQIKGSKITDVDEVGIDPGGICVSERGPRELPGARGDLSMLKSGQASKEKNGQVQLLKDQLAAETAARIEAQARVRQLLLTNRDLLQHVSLLVRQLTVLEAREEHRDEHWQPVDHSLQNLSLAQSLSLNLKNHYSLDVHLPSTSTPASILGSPVAPGSLPSLGPRDSYLNLVSLDRGSHRRGSKEGDECLEGQDGLGRRVEGSEVSDFALPNGSGRHKADDMARGDEDRRQPPIPKLNPPPPILRKRSSKTSPSLEVEVKPESIAHLSLPSASISSLTSITASSLTLLDPEARTPARSAASSMEPGPAGACQHTLGKDRTGESGPMSPLASIHDPTASETLAKELVALGSPTDSSLPFSPADDTCLHISFSEDELDTALGPSRVPS; this is encoded by the exons ATggcgccgcgccggggccggggccccgctcgctgccgcgGACGCTCATTCAAAACGCGGCCGGGCTCGGGCGGCCGCAGCCCCGCACGGCGCCCGGGGCTccgcggggcgggcgctgccggcCGCGATGCCCGGCGGCACGGCGGGCTGAGGCGGGCTGAGgcggccgcccgcccgcccgccgccatGCCGGTGAAGAACCGGTACAACCTGGTGGACGATGGCTGCGACTCCCGCGTCCCGCTGCACAACGAGGAGGCCTTTCAGCACGGCATCCACTTCCAGGCCAAG TACATCGGGAGCTTGGATGTCCCCAGGCCCAACAGCCGCGTGGAGATTGTGGCAGCCATGAGGAGGATCCGG tACGAATTCAAAGCCAAGAACATTAAGAAGAAGAAGGTGAGCATCATTGTGTCCGTGGACGGGGTGAAGGTGATCCTGCGCAAGAAGCAGAAG AGAAAGGAGTGGACCTGGGACGAGAGTAAGATGGTGGTGATGCACGATCCCGTGTACAG AATTTTCTACGTCTCTCATGACTCGCAAGAcctgaaaatattcagttatATCGCAAGGGACGGCGCAAACAACTCCTTCAGGTGCAACGTCTTCAAATCCAAGAAGAAG AGCCAGGCCATGCGCGTGGTGCGCACCGTGGGACAGGCCTTCGAGGTGTGCCACAAGCTGAGCCTGCAGCACGCCCTGCAGAACGCCGATGGGCAAGCTGATGGTGCCAGTGACAAATCGGCCGAGGAGCAGCCGCTGGAAG TTCACCAGATAAAGGGCTCCAAGATCACGGATGTGGACGAGGTTGGCATCGATCCTGGTGGCATCTGCGTGTCCGAGAGGGGACCCAGAGAGCTGCCAGGTGCTAGGGGGGACCTCAGCATGCTGAAATCTGGGCAAGCCTCGAAGGAAAAGAATGGCCAG GTGCAGCTGCTGAAGGACCAACTGGCGGCCGAGACAGCGGCGCGGATCGAGGCGCAGGCCCGGGTGCGACAGCTCCTGCTGACCAACCGCGACCTGCTGCAGCACGTGTCGCTGCTGGTGCGGCAGCTCACGGTGCTGGAGGCCCGGGAGGAACACCGGGATGAGCATTGGCAGCCGG TTGACCACTCCTTGCAAAACCTGTCCCTGGCCCAGTCCCTCTCCCTGAACCTGAAGAACCACTACAGCCTGGACGTCCACCTGCCGTCCACCTCCACCCCCGCCAGCATCCTGGGCAGCCCAGTGGCCCCCGGCTCGCTGCCTTCCCTGGGCCCCAGGGACTCCTACCTCAACCTCGTCAGCCTGGACAGGGGCAGCCACCGCCGCGGCAGCAAGGAGGGGGACGAGTGTCTGGAGGGGCAGGATGGGCTCGGCCGGCGCGTGGAGGGCTCCGAGGTCAGCGACTTCGCTCTGCCCAACGGCAGCGGCCGGCACAAGGCGGACGACATGGCCAGAGGGGACGAGGACAG GCGGCAGCCGCCCATTCCCAAGCTCAACCCACCACCACCCATCCTACGCAAAAGGTCAAGCAAGACCTCCCCAAGCCTGGAAGTGGAGGTGAAGCCCGAGAGCATTGCCCACCTGAGCCTACCCAGTGCCAGCATCTCCAGCCTCACCAGCAtcactgccagctccctcaCCCTCTTGGACCCTGAGGCAAGGACTCCTGCAAGGAGCGCTGCCTCCAGCATggagcctggccctgctggggccTGCCAGCACACTCTGGGCAAGGACAGGACTGGAGAGAGTGGGCCAATGTCCCCCTTGGCCAGCATCCATGACCCAACAGCCAGCGAGACTCTGGCCAAGGAGTTAgtggccctgggcagccccacggacagctccctgcccttctccccTGCAGACGACACCTGCTTGCACATCAGCTTCTCTGAAGATGAGCTGGACACTGCTCTGGGGCCCAGCAGAGTCCCCTCTTAG
- the LOC115497553 gene encoding uncharacterized protein isoform X1, whose translation MAPRRGRGPARCRGRSFKTRPGSGGRSPARRPGLRGAGAAGRDARRHGGLRRAEAAARPPAAMPVKNRYNLVDDGCDSRVPLHNEEAFQHGIHFQAKYIGSLDVPRPNSRVEIVAAMRRIRYEFKAKNIKKKKVSIIVSVDGVKVILRKKQKRKEWTWDESKMVVMHDPVYRIFYVSHDSQDLKIFSYIARDGANNSFRCNVFKSKKKSQAMRVVRTVGQAFEVCHKLSLQHALQNADGQADGASDKSAEEQPLEVHQIKGSKITDVDEVGIDPGGICVSERGPRELPGARGDLSMLKSGQASKEKNGQDAENFSLHLASSQQLLSPSSPCSSASITPLASQHCLQLLQQQLLQQQQQTQVAVAQVQLLKDQLAAETAARIEAQARVRQLLLTNRDLLQHVSLLVRQLTVLEAREEHRDEHWQPVDHSLQNLSLAQSLSLNLKNHYSLDVHLPSTSTPASILGSPVAPGSLPSLGPRDSYLNLVSLDRGSHRRGSKEGDECLEGQDGLGRRVEGSEVSDFALPNGSGRHKADDMARGDEDRRQPPIPKLNPPPPILRKRSSKTSPSLEVEVKPESIAHLSLPSASISSLTSITASSLTLLDPEARTPARSAASSMEPGPAGACQHTLGKDRTGESGPMSPLASIHDPTASETLAKELVALGSPTDSSLPFSPADDTCLHISFSEDELDTALGPSRVPS comes from the exons ATggcgccgcgccggggccggggccccgctcgctgccgcgGACGCTCATTCAAAACGCGGCCGGGCTCGGGCGGCCGCAGCCCCGCACGGCGCCCGGGGCTccgcggggcgggcgctgccggcCGCGATGCCCGGCGGCACGGCGGGCTGAGGCGGGCTGAGgcggccgcccgcccgcccgccgccatGCCGGTGAAGAACCGGTACAACCTGGTGGACGATGGCTGCGACTCCCGCGTCCCGCTGCACAACGAGGAGGCCTTTCAGCACGGCATCCACTTCCAGGCCAAG TACATCGGGAGCTTGGATGTCCCCAGGCCCAACAGCCGCGTGGAGATTGTGGCAGCCATGAGGAGGATCCGG tACGAATTCAAAGCCAAGAACATTAAGAAGAAGAAGGTGAGCATCATTGTGTCCGTGGACGGGGTGAAGGTGATCCTGCGCAAGAAGCAGAAG AGAAAGGAGTGGACCTGGGACGAGAGTAAGATGGTGGTGATGCACGATCCCGTGTACAG AATTTTCTACGTCTCTCATGACTCGCAAGAcctgaaaatattcagttatATCGCAAGGGACGGCGCAAACAACTCCTTCAGGTGCAACGTCTTCAAATCCAAGAAGAAG AGCCAGGCCATGCGCGTGGTGCGCACCGTGGGACAGGCCTTCGAGGTGTGCCACAAGCTGAGCCTGCAGCACGCCCTGCAGAACGCCGATGGGCAAGCTGATGGTGCCAGTGACAAATCGGCCGAGGAGCAGCCGCTGGAAG TTCACCAGATAAAGGGCTCCAAGATCACGGATGTGGACGAGGTTGGCATCGATCCTGGTGGCATCTGCGTGTCCGAGAGGGGACCCAGAGAGCTGCCAGGTGCTAGGGGGGACCTCAGCATGCTGAAATCTGGGCAAGCCTCGAAGGAAAAGAATGGCCAG GATGCCGAAAACTTCTCCCTCCACCtggccagctcccagcagctgctcagcccgagcagcccctgctcctcGGCCTCCATCACCCCGCTGgcctcccagcactgcctccagctgctccagcagcagctcctccagcagcagcagcagacgCAGGTGGCTGTGGCCCAG GTGCAGCTGCTGAAGGACCAACTGGCGGCCGAGACAGCGGCGCGGATCGAGGCGCAGGCCCGGGTGCGACAGCTCCTGCTGACCAACCGCGACCTGCTGCAGCACGTGTCGCTGCTGGTGCGGCAGCTCACGGTGCTGGAGGCCCGGGAGGAACACCGGGATGAGCATTGGCAGCCGG TTGACCACTCCTTGCAAAACCTGTCCCTGGCCCAGTCCCTCTCCCTGAACCTGAAGAACCACTACAGCCTGGACGTCCACCTGCCGTCCACCTCCACCCCCGCCAGCATCCTGGGCAGCCCAGTGGCCCCCGGCTCGCTGCCTTCCCTGGGCCCCAGGGACTCCTACCTCAACCTCGTCAGCCTGGACAGGGGCAGCCACCGCCGCGGCAGCAAGGAGGGGGACGAGTGTCTGGAGGGGCAGGATGGGCTCGGCCGGCGCGTGGAGGGCTCCGAGGTCAGCGACTTCGCTCTGCCCAACGGCAGCGGCCGGCACAAGGCGGACGACATGGCCAGAGGGGACGAGGACAG GCGGCAGCCGCCCATTCCCAAGCTCAACCCACCACCACCCATCCTACGCAAAAGGTCAAGCAAGACCTCCCCAAGCCTGGAAGTGGAGGTGAAGCCCGAGAGCATTGCCCACCTGAGCCTACCCAGTGCCAGCATCTCCAGCCTCACCAGCAtcactgccagctccctcaCCCTCTTGGACCCTGAGGCAAGGACTCCTGCAAGGAGCGCTGCCTCCAGCATggagcctggccctgctggggccTGCCAGCACACTCTGGGCAAGGACAGGACTGGAGAGAGTGGGCCAATGTCCCCCTTGGCCAGCATCCATGACCCAACAGCCAGCGAGACTCTGGCCAAGGAGTTAgtggccctgggcagccccacggacagctccctgcccttctccccTGCAGACGACACCTGCTTGCACATCAGCTTCTCTGAAGATGAGCTGGACACTGCTCTGGGGCCCAGCAGAGTCCCCTCTTAG